A stretch of Anaeromyxobacter dehalogenans 2CP-1 DNA encodes these proteins:
- a CDS encoding SDR family NAD(P)-dependent oxidoreductase, whose protein sequence is MPYDLTDRLALVTGATSGIGAACVDALVGAGARVVAAARRADRLDALASRHAGRVHPLLLDVRDRAAVEASLATLPAGWGEVEVLVNNAGLALGIEPAQRASVDEWQTMIDTNCTGLVVVTRALLPGMVERGRGHVVNVASVAGTYPYPGGNVYGATKAFVRQLTLNLKADLIGTGVRATSIEPGMVETEFSLVRFSGDAGKAKQVYQGMQPLGPEDVADAILWCVTRPPHVNVNALELMPERQAFSPFAVKRG, encoded by the coding sequence ATGCCCTACGACCTGACCGACCGCCTCGCCCTCGTCACCGGCGCGACCTCCGGCATCGGCGCCGCCTGCGTGGACGCGCTCGTCGGCGCCGGCGCGCGCGTCGTCGCCGCCGCCCGCCGCGCCGACCGCCTCGACGCGCTCGCCTCCCGCCACGCTGGGCGCGTCCACCCGCTGCTGCTCGACGTGCGCGATCGCGCCGCGGTGGAGGCGAGCCTGGCCACCCTGCCCGCCGGCTGGGGCGAGGTGGAGGTGCTGGTGAACAACGCCGGGCTCGCGCTGGGGATCGAGCCGGCGCAGCGCGCCTCGGTGGACGAGTGGCAGACCATGATCGACACCAACTGCACCGGCCTGGTGGTGGTCACGCGGGCGCTGCTGCCGGGCATGGTGGAGCGCGGCCGCGGCCACGTCGTGAACGTCGCCTCGGTGGCCGGTACGTACCCGTACCCGGGCGGCAACGTCTACGGGGCCACCAAGGCGTTCGTGCGCCAGCTCACGCTCAACCTGAAGGCCGACCTGATCGGCACCGGCGTGCGCGCGACCTCGATCGAGCCGGGCATGGTCGAGACCGAGTTCTCGCTGGTGCGCTTCTCCGGCGACGCTGGCAAGGCGAAGCAGGTGTACCAGGGCATGCAGCCGCTCGGCCCCGAGGACGTGGCGGACGCGATCCTGTGGTGCGTGACCCGCCCGCCACACGTGAACGTGAACGCGCTCGAGCTCATGCCCGAGCGGCAGGCCTTCTCGCCGTTCGCGGTGAAGCGGGGCTAG
- a CDS encoding RNA polymerase factor sigma-32 → MNRPSTASSTLDQYLREINRVALLTVEEERRLARQFRDEGNTRAGHRLVEANLRFVVKVAFEYRSYGLRMADLIQEGNIGLMKAVQKFDPDKEIRLISYAVWWIRAYIQNHILKSWSLVKIGTTQAQRKLFFSLARTRHEIERLTPGAGLAEEGIDVALVAKKLRVRPSDVVEMTQRMEGRDLSLDAPVADGTSTHLEFTPADGEPQDEELARAEEDALLARRVSEAMGRLDPRERHIVEARIMGEGKETLRDLGHHFGFSRERARQLEIRALEKLRRDLEPVADEIGWPVTGAEASAAD, encoded by the coding sequence CAACCGGGTCGCGCTCCTCACCGTCGAGGAGGAGCGGCGGCTCGCCCGCCAGTTCCGCGACGAGGGGAACACGCGCGCCGGCCACCGGCTGGTCGAGGCGAACCTCCGCTTCGTGGTGAAGGTCGCGTTCGAGTACCGGTCCTACGGGCTGCGCATGGCGGACCTCATCCAGGAAGGCAACATCGGCCTGATGAAGGCGGTGCAGAAGTTCGATCCGGACAAGGAGATCCGGCTCATCTCCTACGCGGTGTGGTGGATCCGGGCCTACATCCAGAACCACATCCTCAAGTCGTGGTCGCTCGTGAAGATCGGCACGACGCAGGCGCAGCGTAAGCTCTTCTTCTCGCTGGCCCGCACCCGGCACGAGATCGAGCGGCTCACCCCCGGCGCCGGCCTCGCCGAGGAGGGCATCGACGTCGCGCTCGTCGCCAAGAAGCTCCGCGTGCGGCCGAGCGACGTGGTCGAGATGACCCAGCGCATGGAGGGGCGCGACCTGTCGCTCGACGCCCCGGTGGCCGACGGGACCAGCACGCACCTCGAGTTCACGCCCGCCGACGGCGAGCCGCAGGACGAGGAGCTGGCCCGCGCCGAGGAGGACGCGCTGCTCGCCCGTCGGGTGTCCGAGGCGATGGGGCGGCTCGACCCGCGCGAGCGCCACATCGTCGAGGCGCGGATCATGGGCGAGGGCAAGGAGACGCTCCGCGACCTCGGCCATCACTTCGGCTTCTCGCGCGAGCGCGCCCGCCAGCTCGAGATCCGCGCGCTCGAGAAGCTGCGCCGCGACCTCGAGCCGGTGGCCGACGAGATCGGCTGGCCGGTGACCGGCGCCGAGGCGAGCGCGGCCGACTGA
- a CDS encoding DUF4912 domain-containing protein, whose amino-acid sequence MPDLRKMTVESLRALARKVLGPGHSRLKTKAELVSALEEAGAGEPARAAPSGPSAAKAAPRAKPAAKAKPPPSVKPERPGPGARVRAAAGRAVKATGEAVRAVKQAAGEVARRGARKPAREAAAEVAEAGVPAPSKAAKPGRPGAAARAARAGAGAAIGAVVGAKAGAAPARARKAGKAATAAAAVAGAAVGAAVGAAAGARAGRRKAAARRPRGAVPDAEGFFVARVRGEDAVRDAPHPLVEPEPEDEDAAAEEAEGTPSGAPAYDEGLGELPWGYGDDAFVALPRDPRTLFLYWDWSGATLDAAFQGLEHGRSQLWVFARSGAGWERVRVIDFALESRGYYVHDLEPGRAYRAEIHVVDRRGAERLVARPSNPVGLPPSGPSGVVDDRFVRIPWDMPLGRLLGPGHAGGPFSDEVRALLARLSDWSRFGSAPVWGGSAGGMGGRPSSPTAAPSSPGRPVEPREK is encoded by the coding sequence ATGCCCGACCTCAGGAAGATGACCGTGGAGAGCCTCCGCGCGCTCGCGCGCAAGGTCCTCGGGCCGGGTCACTCCCGGCTGAAGACCAAGGCGGAGCTGGTCAGCGCGCTCGAGGAGGCCGGGGCGGGCGAGCCCGCCAGGGCGGCGCCGTCGGGCCCGTCCGCGGCGAAGGCGGCCCCCAGGGCGAAGCCGGCAGCCAAGGCGAAGCCGCCACCGAGCGTGAAGCCGGAGAGGCCGGGGCCGGGCGCGCGCGTCCGCGCCGCGGCGGGACGCGCCGTGAAGGCCACCGGCGAGGCGGTGCGCGCGGTGAAGCAGGCGGCGGGCGAGGTGGCCCGCCGGGGCGCGAGGAAGCCGGCGCGGGAGGCCGCCGCCGAGGTGGCGGAGGCGGGCGTGCCGGCGCCCTCGAAGGCGGCGAAGCCGGGCCGGCCCGGCGCGGCCGCCCGCGCGGCGCGCGCCGGCGCCGGGGCGGCCATCGGGGCGGTGGTCGGCGCGAAGGCGGGCGCCGCCCCGGCCCGGGCGCGCAAGGCGGGCAAGGCGGCGACCGCGGCGGCGGCCGTGGCGGGCGCGGCGGTGGGCGCGGCCGTCGGCGCCGCGGCCGGGGCGCGCGCCGGGCGGCGAAAGGCCGCGGCGCGCAGGCCGCGCGGCGCGGTGCCGGACGCGGAGGGCTTCTTCGTGGCGCGCGTGCGCGGCGAGGACGCCGTGCGCGACGCGCCGCACCCGCTGGTCGAGCCGGAGCCGGAGGACGAGGACGCCGCCGCCGAGGAGGCGGAGGGCACGCCCTCCGGCGCGCCCGCGTACGACGAGGGGCTGGGGGAGCTGCCCTGGGGCTACGGCGACGACGCGTTCGTCGCGCTCCCCCGCGACCCGCGCACGCTCTTCCTCTACTGGGACTGGTCCGGCGCCACGCTGGACGCCGCGTTCCAGGGGCTCGAGCACGGGCGCTCGCAGCTCTGGGTCTTCGCGCGGAGCGGCGCCGGGTGGGAGCGCGTGCGGGTGATCGACTTCGCGCTCGAGTCGCGCGGCTACTACGTGCACGACCTCGAGCCGGGGCGGGCCTACCGCGCCGAGATCCACGTGGTCGACCGGCGGGGCGCCGAGCGCCTGGTCGCCCGCCCGTCGAACCCGGTCGGCCTGCCGCCGTCGGGCCCGTCGGGCGTGGTGGACGACCGGTTCGTGCGCATCCCCTGGGACATGCCGCTCGGCCGGCTGCTCGGGCCGGGCCACGCGGGCGGCCCGTTCTCCGACGAGGTGCGCGCGCTGCTGGCGCGCCTGTCCGACTGGTCGCGCTTCGGCAGCGCGCCGGTGTGGGGCGGGAGCGCGGGCGGGATGGGGGGGCGGCCGTCGTCCCCGACCGCGGCGCCGTCGTCGCCGGGGCGGCCCGTCGAGCCGAGGGAGAAGTAG
- a CDS encoding sensor histidine kinase, producing MSAPGRAPAPAGTAAPGRLRRLLGHLRMSRFEARITLALVIAASLPPLGAILLAGRLAEENLTLGLDPRVVDRLESIPSLYGDLFQARKALYAEQARALARGLPRDPAAGSAYLASALERTPRLRRVIWTGPDGQVVSEAETQAPNPEGEWREAPARVGLPGGGQLECVFAIEARYFAEVAESRELAELVQNVERLQAEIRRSYVRAFGLLLVAWAVVAAGVGFWLARRTTRRVSDLVRAVRRLAAGDLAVQVDPGRHVDEVAGLARAFNAMVREVRESRDRIVYLEKISGWQEVARRLAHEIKNPLTPMQLAFQQLEARWKATPGGDPAFGRLLADAGEIVREEIGTLQRLVEEFSGFAKLPQVRPEPSDLGEFVEEFVRTSPQIAEAADVDVVRASPSCPVGLDRALMRRVLANLCANAVEAARPGRARIHLGVARTRDRAVLTVADEGPGIERDLRERIFDPYFTTKGTGTGLGLAIVKKIVLQHGGEIQAGERPGGGASFTVALPLAAPGDSPGAARALRG from the coding sequence ATGAGCGCCCCCGGCCGCGCCCCCGCGCCCGCGGGCACCGCCGCGCCGGGCCGCCTCCGCCGGCTGCTCGGCCACCTGCGCATGTCGCGCTTCGAGGCGCGCATCACGCTCGCGCTGGTGATCGCGGCCAGCCTCCCGCCGCTCGGGGCCATCCTGCTCGCCGGGCGGCTCGCCGAGGAGAACCTGACGCTCGGGCTCGACCCGCGGGTGGTGGACCGCCTGGAGTCGATCCCGTCGCTCTACGGCGACCTGTTCCAGGCGCGCAAGGCGCTCTACGCCGAGCAGGCGCGCGCGCTCGCCCGCGGGCTCCCGCGCGATCCCGCCGCCGGCTCCGCCTACCTGGCGAGCGCCCTGGAGCGGACCCCGCGGCTGCGGCGGGTGATCTGGACCGGCCCCGACGGCCAGGTGGTGAGCGAGGCCGAGACGCAGGCGCCGAACCCAGAGGGCGAGTGGCGCGAGGCGCCGGCGCGGGTGGGCCTGCCCGGCGGCGGCCAGCTCGAGTGCGTGTTCGCGATCGAGGCCCGCTACTTCGCCGAGGTGGCGGAGTCCCGCGAGCTGGCGGAGCTGGTGCAGAACGTGGAGCGGCTCCAGGCGGAGATCCGGCGCAGCTACGTGCGCGCGTTCGGGCTGCTGCTGGTGGCCTGGGCGGTGGTGGCCGCCGGGGTGGGCTTCTGGCTGGCGCGGCGGACCACCCGGCGCGTGTCCGACCTGGTGCGCGCGGTCCGGCGGCTCGCGGCCGGCGACCTCGCGGTGCAGGTGGACCCGGGCCGCCACGTCGACGAGGTGGCCGGGCTGGCGCGCGCGTTCAACGCGATGGTGCGCGAGGTGCGCGAGAGCCGCGACCGCATCGTGTACCTGGAGAAGATCTCCGGGTGGCAGGAGGTGGCGCGCCGGCTGGCCCACGAGATCAAGAACCCGCTCACGCCCATGCAGCTCGCCTTCCAGCAGCTCGAGGCGCGCTGGAAGGCGACGCCCGGCGGCGACCCGGCGTTCGGGAGGCTGCTCGCGGACGCCGGCGAGATCGTGCGCGAGGAGATCGGCACGCTGCAGCGCCTGGTGGAGGAGTTCTCCGGCTTCGCCAAGCTGCCGCAGGTGCGGCCCGAGCCGTCCGACCTGGGCGAGTTCGTGGAGGAGTTCGTGCGCACCAGCCCGCAGATCGCCGAGGCGGCGGACGTGGACGTGGTCCGCGCCAGCCCCAGCTGCCCGGTGGGGCTCGACCGCGCGCTCATGCGCCGCGTGCTCGCGAACCTGTGCGCGAACGCGGTCGAGGCGGCGCGGCCCGGGCGCGCCCGCATCCACCTCGGGGTGGCCCGTACCCGCGACCGGGCGGTGCTGACGGTCGCGGACGAGGGGCCGGGGATCGAGCGCGACCTGCGCGAGCGGATCTTCGACCCCTACTTCACCACCAAGGGCACCGGGACCGGCCTCGGCCTCGCCATCGTGAAGAAGATCGTCCTGCAGCACGGCGGGGAGATCCAGGCCGGGGAGCGGCCCGGGGGCGGCGCGTCCTTCACCGTCGCGCTGCCGCTCGCCGCGCCGGGCGATTCGCCGGGCGCGGCCAGGGCGCTGCGCGGTTAG
- a CDS encoding BamA/TamA family outer membrane protein: MPALPTLCALALLAAAPGASPVPAPAVPAPAPAPAGGPEAGPLGRRYHLERIELRGLTHTREAEVRRHLLVAPGDVLDTERVLLSRLRLLQLGWFSRVETRVERGSERGLVVLVIEVTERNTLIVSDLVFGSTGPQPFYGGLGLSQQNFLGRGMGLSGAFVYGGSPSGRSDDPSRFALRGGFFAPDLTPRRLPPLVFGVSGQFLRGEELTCDDPGCEAYRSDYGRAPRIRYQRAAGEVTLGMRPGPFERLLATYRYERLHAAAIDDSPALAAARGPGPAILVGWSDLSALTGTYEIDTRDDFFFPTDGFRGVAQVTFGSALLGGDYEYSRYLLQLETAYALLGRRLRLQLAAGAAQGSAPFFERFYAADWSYFTVGPALGRALELNFSTDSRYDAVLGMAGLEYAVPLWSRGGFFHRGYLAIGARGVWSAARPGGGRTAVSDLPFSADLALRLDTPVGTFNASLGYALDNFL, encoded by the coding sequence ATGCCCGCGCTCCCCACGCTCTGCGCGCTCGCGCTGCTGGCCGCCGCCCCCGGCGCCTCGCCGGTGCCCGCCCCGGCGGTGCCCGCCCCCGCCCCCGCGCCGGCCGGCGGCCCCGAGGCCGGCCCGCTCGGCCGCCGCTATCACCTGGAGCGCATCGAGCTGCGCGGCCTCACGCACACGCGCGAGGCCGAGGTGCGGCGCCACCTGCTCGTGGCGCCCGGGGACGTGCTCGACACCGAGCGGGTGCTCCTGTCCCGCCTGCGCCTCCTGCAGCTCGGCTGGTTCTCGCGGGTGGAGACCCGGGTCGAGCGCGGCTCGGAGCGCGGCCTGGTGGTGCTCGTCATCGAGGTCACCGAGCGCAACACGCTCATCGTGAGCGATCTCGTGTTCGGCTCGACCGGCCCGCAGCCGTTCTACGGCGGCCTCGGGCTGTCGCAGCAGAACTTCCTCGGCCGTGGCATGGGGCTCTCCGGCGCGTTCGTGTACGGCGGGTCCCCGTCGGGCCGGTCCGACGACCCGTCCCGCTTCGCGCTGCGCGGCGGCTTCTTCGCGCCCGACCTCACGCCGCGGCGGCTGCCGCCGCTCGTGTTCGGCGTCTCCGGCCAGTTCCTGCGCGGCGAGGAGCTGACCTGCGACGACCCGGGCTGCGAGGCGTACCGCTCCGACTACGGGCGCGCCCCGCGCATCCGGTACCAGCGCGCGGCGGGCGAGGTGACGCTGGGGATGCGGCCGGGCCCGTTCGAGCGGCTCCTCGCGACCTACCGCTACGAGCGCCTGCACGCGGCCGCCATCGACGACTCGCCCGCGCTGGCGGCGGCGCGCGGGCCCGGCCCCGCCATCCTGGTCGGCTGGTCCGACCTGTCCGCGCTCACCGGCACCTACGAGATCGACACGCGGGACGACTTCTTCTTCCCGACCGACGGCTTCCGCGGGGTGGCGCAGGTCACGTTCGGCTCCGCGCTCCTCGGCGGCGACTACGAGTACAGCCGCTACCTGCTGCAGCTCGAGACCGCGTACGCGCTCCTCGGGCGCAGGCTCCGGCTCCAGCTCGCGGCCGGCGCGGCGCAGGGCTCGGCGCCGTTCTTCGAGCGCTTCTACGCGGCGGACTGGTCGTACTTCACGGTCGGGCCGGCGCTCGGGCGTGCGCTCGAGCTGAACTTCTCCACCGACTCGCGCTACGACGCGGTCCTGGGCATGGCCGGCCTCGAGTACGCCGTGCCGCTCTGGTCGCGCGGCGGCTTCTTCCACCGCGGCTACCTCGCGATCGGCGCGCGCGGGGTGTGGTCGGCGGCGCGCCCAGGCGGCGGCCGCACCGCGGTGTCCGACCTGCCCTTCTCGGCGGACCTGGCGCTCCGCCTCGACACGCCGGTGGGCACCTTCAACGCCTCGCTCGGCTACGCGCTGGACAACTTCCTGTGA
- a CDS encoding serine/threonine-protein kinase produces MQEPGKVHESAGATACLRCGAPHAPSYPCTPADAAARTLVFGGCAAAPPPDAGADPLVGAQVGSFRIVRMLGRGGMGTVYLAEHPVIGSRVAIKFLNESMAADAELVQRFYDEARAVNLIGHENIVGVYDLASLPSGRRYYVMELLEGETLAERLARGPLPRSVALQVLLQLCDALQCAHERGVVHRDLKPENVFLVPRRGRPDFVKLVDFGIAKLRSATGHATGGSSAIIGTPEYMAPEQCEGGPVDARTDVYALGVMAYELLAGRRPFDSGPVQKLLLAHLREPPPPPSAFADLEPELEAAVLRALAKAPADRFQDMGALAEALRPAAARLARPAAPAPAAAVPDRRADEAERARAAAATRPEPELTALLRAGPVPRRLPIVELTRAGLYLRADDDLPPLFARVKVELAHASLRAPLVLAAEVVRHVTRAEAAAFRMAPGFALQLVDLAPAARAAVAALADALRREPAPTSPPPSPGGASARLEVLERRAAEGPYALLGMPPDADFPEVRRAARALREELEALRARPLAPDHAPRTGALLARLDLAQGALATPAPRLAHDARAGNWRGVRRCLAAGVPDALRDARRRELHEAEPARAAEARRQLACAQVARKLGNVEAARTAWEAALAADPLDAAAVEGYVAFRREQERR; encoded by the coding sequence TTGCAGGAACCGGGAAAGGTCCACGAGTCCGCGGGCGCGACCGCCTGCCTGCGCTGCGGAGCACCGCACGCGCCGTCCTACCCCTGCACCCCCGCCGACGCCGCCGCCCGCACGCTGGTGTTCGGCGGGTGCGCCGCCGCGCCGCCGCCGGACGCCGGCGCGGACCCGCTGGTGGGCGCGCAGGTGGGCAGCTTCCGCATCGTGCGCATGCTGGGGCGTGGCGGCATGGGCACGGTGTACCTGGCCGAGCACCCGGTCATCGGCAGCCGGGTGGCCATCAAGTTCCTGAACGAGTCGATGGCCGCCGACGCGGAGCTCGTCCAGCGCTTCTACGACGAGGCGCGGGCGGTGAACCTCATCGGCCACGAGAACATCGTCGGGGTGTACGACCTCGCCTCGCTGCCGTCCGGCCGGCGCTACTACGTGATGGAGCTGCTCGAGGGCGAGACGCTGGCCGAGCGGCTCGCCCGCGGCCCGCTGCCGCGCTCCGTGGCGCTGCAGGTGCTGCTCCAGCTCTGCGACGCGCTGCAGTGCGCGCACGAGCGCGGGGTGGTCCACCGCGACCTCAAGCCCGAGAACGTGTTCCTCGTGCCCCGCCGCGGGCGCCCGGACTTCGTGAAGCTGGTGGACTTCGGGATCGCCAAGCTGCGCAGCGCCACCGGGCACGCCACCGGCGGCTCGAGCGCGATCATCGGCACCCCCGAGTACATGGCCCCCGAGCAGTGCGAGGGCGGGCCGGTGGACGCCCGCACCGACGTGTACGCGCTCGGGGTGATGGCGTACGAGCTGCTCGCCGGGCGCCGCCCGTTCGACTCCGGGCCGGTCCAGAAGCTGCTCCTCGCGCACCTGCGCGAGCCGCCGCCGCCGCCGTCCGCGTTCGCCGACCTCGAGCCGGAGCTGGAGGCCGCCGTGCTGCGCGCGCTCGCCAAGGCGCCGGCCGACCGCTTCCAGGACATGGGCGCCCTGGCGGAGGCGCTGCGCCCGGCCGCGGCCCGGCTGGCACGCCCGGCGGCCCCGGCCCCTGCCGCCGCCGTCCCCGACCGCCGCGCCGACGAGGCGGAGCGCGCGCGCGCGGCCGCCGCCACCCGCCCCGAGCCCGAGCTGACCGCGCTGCTGCGCGCCGGTCCGGTGCCGCGGCGGCTGCCCATCGTCGAGCTCACCCGGGCCGGCCTGTACCTGCGCGCGGACGACGACCTGCCGCCGCTGTTCGCGCGCGTCAAGGTCGAGCTGGCCCACGCGTCGCTGCGGGCGCCGCTCGTGCTCGCGGCGGAGGTGGTGCGCCACGTCACCCGCGCCGAGGCGGCCGCGTTCCGCATGGCGCCCGGCTTCGCGCTGCAGCTCGTGGACCTCGCGCCCGCCGCGCGCGCGGCGGTGGCGGCGCTCGCGGACGCGCTCCGCCGCGAGCCGGCCCCGACCTCGCCGCCGCCCAGCCCGGGGGGCGCGAGCGCGCGCCTGGAGGTGCTGGAGCGGCGCGCCGCGGAGGGGCCGTACGCCCTGCTCGGCATGCCGCCCGACGCCGACTTCCCCGAGGTCCGCCGCGCGGCGCGCGCGCTCCGGGAGGAGCTGGAGGCGCTCCGGGCCCGGCCGCTCGCGCCCGATCACGCCCCCCGCACCGGCGCGCTGCTCGCGCGGCTCGACCTGGCCCAGGGCGCGCTCGCCACGCCCGCCCCGCGCCTCGCGCACGACGCCCGCGCCGGCAACTGGCGCGGCGTGCGGCGGTGCCTGGCGGCGGGCGTCCCGGACGCGCTCCGGGACGCGCGGCGGCGCGAGCTGCACGAGGCCGAGCCCGCCCGCGCCGCGGAGGCCCGCCGCCAGCTCGCCTGCGCCCAGGTGGCGCGGAAGCTGGGGAACGTCGAGGCCGCCCGGACCGCCTGGGAGGCGGCGCTCGCCGCCGACCCGCTCGACGCCGCCGCGGTGGAAGGGTACGTGGCGTTCCGGCGCGAGCAGGAGCGGCGCTGA
- a CDS encoding glycoside hydrolase family 57 protein has protein sequence MIDVRGYVALQLHAHLPFVRHPEYDDFLEEDWLYEAISETYLPLLQAFDRLTDEGVPFRVSMTMTPPLVAMLRDELLMSRYARRLDKLCELADKEVHRTRKDATFHGLALHYQQEFRGLRALFGDRYRRDLVGAFKRLEDAGRLEIVTCGATHGFLPLMQEYPEAVRAQIAVAVAHHRRHFGRDPAGIWLPECGYFPGLDAYLAEQNIRYFFVDTHGITDATPRPRYGVYAPIYTPTGPAAFGRDAESSMQVWSAESGYPGDADYREFYRDVGWDLDLDYVRPYIQPTGQRKNVGIKYYRITGRTAHKEPYDPGRARERAAQHAGNFMFNRERQIEHLASRMGGVRPIVVSPYDAELYGHWWYEGPMFIDYLVRKTAYDQRAFRLATPGDYLRENPEQQLATPPLCSWGAGGYAGVWLDGSNDWIYRHLHKAAERMIALARDYKQPTDLERRALSQAARELLLAQSSDWAFIMKTGTMVDYAIRRTKEHVLRFTRLHDQLRAGRIDEGWLAHVEQKDNIFPEIDYTVYAPR, from the coding sequence ATGATCGACGTGCGCGGCTACGTGGCGCTCCAGCTCCACGCGCACCTGCCGTTCGTCCGGCACCCCGAGTACGACGACTTCCTGGAGGAGGACTGGCTCTACGAGGCCATCTCCGAGACGTACCTCCCGCTGCTCCAGGCGTTCGACCGGCTCACCGACGAGGGCGTGCCGTTCCGCGTCTCGATGACGATGACGCCGCCGCTCGTCGCCATGCTCCGCGACGAGCTGCTCATGTCGCGGTACGCGCGGCGCCTCGACAAGCTCTGCGAGCTCGCGGACAAGGAGGTCCACCGCACCCGCAAGGACGCGACCTTCCACGGCCTGGCGCTGCACTACCAGCAGGAGTTCCGCGGGCTGCGGGCGCTGTTCGGCGACCGCTACCGCCGCGACCTGGTGGGCGCCTTCAAGCGGCTGGAGGACGCGGGCCGGCTCGAGATCGTCACCTGCGGCGCGACGCACGGGTTCCTGCCGCTCATGCAGGAGTATCCCGAGGCCGTGCGCGCGCAGATCGCGGTCGCGGTCGCGCACCACCGCCGCCACTTCGGCCGGGATCCGGCCGGCATCTGGCTGCCGGAGTGCGGCTACTTCCCCGGCCTCGACGCGTACCTGGCCGAGCAGAACATCCGCTACTTCTTCGTGGACACCCACGGCATCACCGACGCCACCCCGCGCCCGCGCTACGGCGTCTACGCGCCCATCTACACGCCCACCGGGCCGGCCGCGTTCGGGCGCGACGCCGAGTCGTCGATGCAGGTGTGGAGCGCGGAGTCCGGCTACCCGGGCGACGCCGACTACCGCGAGTTCTACCGGGACGTGGGCTGGGACCTCGACCTCGACTACGTCCGGCCGTACATCCAGCCCACCGGGCAGCGGAAGAACGTCGGCATCAAGTACTACCGGATCACCGGCCGGACCGCGCACAAGGAGCCCTACGACCCGGGCCGCGCGCGCGAGCGGGCCGCGCAGCACGCCGGCAACTTCATGTTCAACCGCGAGCGGCAGATCGAGCACCTCGCCTCGCGGATGGGCGGCGTGCGCCCCATCGTCGTCTCGCCCTACGACGCCGAGCTGTACGGTCACTGGTGGTACGAGGGGCCGATGTTCATCGACTACCTCGTGCGCAAGACCGCCTACGACCAGCGCGCCTTCCGGCTGGCCACGCCCGGCGACTACCTGCGCGAGAACCCCGAGCAGCAGCTCGCCACCCCGCCGCTCTGCTCCTGGGGTGCGGGCGGCTACGCCGGCGTGTGGCTGGACGGCTCGAACGACTGGATCTATCGCCACCTCCACAAGGCGGCCGAGCGGATGATCGCGCTGGCGCGCGACTACAAGCAGCCCACCGACCTGGAGCGCCGCGCGCTCTCGCAGGCCGCGCGCGAGCTCCTGCTGGCGCAGTCGTCCGACTGGGCCTTCATCATGAAGACCGGCACCATGGTGGACTACGCCATCCGGCGCACGAAGGAGCACGTGCTCCGCTTCACGCGGCTCCACGACCAGCTCCGCGCCGGCCGGATCGACGAGGGGTGGCTCGCCCACGTCGAGCAGAAGGACAACATCTTCCCCGAGATCGACTACACCGTGTACGCGCCGCGCTGA